From the genome of Streptomyces sp. NBC_00523:
GCCGTGGGGCGAGGCGCTGGACGAGGCCCTCGCGGACGGTTACGAGGCCGGCGCGCACTCCCCGGTCCTCGTGGTGCCCACGCCGAGCGGAAGGCCGTTCACGCAGGAGCTCGCCGTCGAGCTCTCCGCGTGCCCCTGGCTGCTCTTCACCCCGGCCCGCTACGAGGGCATCGACCGGCGGGTGACCGAGGAGTACGCCACCCGGATGCGGGTGGTCGAGGTGTCCATCGGCGATTACGTGCTGGCGGGCGGGGAAGCCGCGGTGCTGGTGATCACCGAGGCGGTGGCCCGGCTGCTGCCCGGCGTCCTCGGCAACGCGGCCTCCCACCAGGACGACTCCTTCGCCCCCGGCGCGATGGCCAATCTGCTGGAGGGGCCCGTCTACACCAAGCCGCCCGAGTGGCGCGGCCGGTCCATCCCCGATGTGCTGCTCAGCGGCCACCACGGGAAGATCGCGCGCTGGCGGCGGGACGAGGCGCTGCGCCGTACGGCCGTCAACCGGCCCGGACTGATCGAGCGCTGGGAGGCGTCCGCCTTCGACAAGAAGGACCGGGAGATGCTTTCCATCCTCGGCTGGTCGCCCGAGCCGGGTGGCCGATTTTGGCGCAGGCCCGACGCCGTGGAAGAATAGGCCGCTGCGGTCCGTCCGGCGTGCGCCCCTGCCACAGGGGGACACGACGCCCGCTCCGACGAGACCGGCCCCTGACATTCATCACTCTCCCGTCGATGACCTGTGGCATCGGCGAAGAAAGCAGACAACATGGCTTCCCTGCTCGACGACGTCAATGCCGCGTCGCTGCGTACCGACGTCCCGGCGTTCCGCCCCGGTGACACCGTCAACGTTCACGTCCGCGTGATCGAGGGCAACCGCTCCCGTGTC
Proteins encoded in this window:
- the trmD gene encoding tRNA (guanosine(37)-N1)-methyltransferase TrmD, translated to MRLDVVTIFPEYLEPLNVSLVGKARTSGRLDVHVHDLRDWTYDRHNTVDDTPYGGGPGMVMKTEPWGEALDEALADGYEAGAHSPVLVVPTPSGRPFTQELAVELSACPWLLFTPARYEGIDRRVTEEYATRMRVVEVSIGDYVLAGGEAAVLVITEAVARLLPGVLGNAASHQDDSFAPGAMANLLEGPVYTKPPEWRGRSIPDVLLSGHHGKIARWRRDEALRRTAVNRPGLIERWEASAFDKKDREMLSILGWSPEPGGRFWRRPDAVEE